From a region of the Paeniglutamicibacter cryotolerans genome:
- a CDS encoding threonine aldolase family protein — translation MSTPIHDAAVRGFASDNYSGVHPEVLAALAAANGGHQVAYGEDDYTAQLAQVVKEHFGPTAEVFPVFNGTGANVTALQSMLPRWGAVICASTAHINVDENGAPERVGGMKLLSVDTPDGKLTPELIDKEAWGWGDEHRAQPLVVSITQCTELGTLYSLDELRAITSHAHERGMFVHLDGARISNAAAALGVGFKEMTTDTGIDVMSLGGTKNGLMFGEGIVVLNPAASTGLKFLRKMNMQLASKMRFISAQMVALFGTSLWLESASHANAMAARLRSAVDAIDGVEAVYPTQANAVFAQLPNVVADRLRERFRFYDWDRTAGQVRWMCSFDTTEADVDAFVAALREELAAAEATV, via the coding sequence TCGCGGCGGCCAACGGCGGCCACCAGGTCGCCTACGGCGAGGACGACTATACGGCCCAACTGGCCCAGGTGGTCAAGGAGCACTTCGGGCCCACCGCCGAGGTCTTCCCGGTCTTCAACGGCACCGGGGCGAACGTCACGGCCCTGCAGTCGATGCTGCCGCGCTGGGGCGCCGTCATCTGTGCCTCCACCGCCCACATCAACGTCGACGAGAACGGCGCGCCCGAACGCGTCGGCGGGATGAAACTGCTCTCGGTGGACACCCCCGACGGCAAGCTGACTCCCGAGCTGATCGACAAGGAGGCCTGGGGCTGGGGCGACGAACACCGCGCACAGCCGCTGGTGGTCTCGATTACCCAATGCACCGAGCTCGGCACGCTCTACTCGCTCGACGAGCTGCGCGCCATCACCTCCCACGCGCACGAGCGCGGCATGTTCGTGCACCTGGACGGGGCCCGGATCTCCAATGCGGCGGCCGCCTTGGGCGTCGGCTTCAAGGAGATGACCACCGACACCGGCATCGACGTGATGTCCCTGGGCGGGACGAAGAACGGGCTGATGTTCGGCGAGGGAATCGTGGTGCTGAACCCGGCCGCCTCCACCGGGCTGAAGTTCCTGCGCAAGATGAACATGCAGCTGGCCTCCAAGATGCGCTTCATCTCCGCGCAGATGGTGGCGCTCTTCGGCACCTCGCTCTGGCTCGAATCCGCGTCCCATGCCAACGCGATGGCGGCGCGCCTGCGGAGCGCGGTCGATGCGATCGACGGCGTCGAGGCGGTCTACCCGACGCAGGCCAACGCGGTCTTCGCCCAGCTGCCCAACGTGGTGGCCGACAGGCTCCGGGAACGCTTCCGCTTCTACGACTGGGACCGCACCGCCGGCCAGGTCCGCTGGATGTGCTCGTTCGACACCACCGAAGCCGACGTCGACGCGTTCGTCGCCGCACTGCGCGAGGAACTGGCGGCAGCCGAAGCCACCGTCTAG